A segment of the Allosaccharopolyspora coralli genome:
CGCGGAAGCGCCGGTCCGCCGCGCGGGAGAGTCCGACCCGGTCGAGTGCGTCGCCGACCGCACCCGGGATCGTCGATCTCGTCAGGTGCGGCTCCATCGCGGCGCAGCGCAGCAGGTTCTGCCTGCCGGACAGGAACGGATGGAACCCGGGACCCTCCACCAGCGCCCCGACCCGGGGGAGAACCCGGTCGGCGTGCTCCGGAACCTCGCAGCCGAGCAACTCGACCTCGCCGGAGGTCGGGCGGGTCAACCCCAGCAGCATCCGGATCGTCGTCGTCTTGCCCGAGCCGTTCGGCCCGAGCACGCCGACGACCGCGCCGTGCGGCACAGCCAGGTCGACGTCGGCCACGGCGACGGTGCTGCCGTAGGTCTTGCGCAGGCCGCGTGTCCTCGCGGCGAACGTGTCCGAGGTGTCCACCGGGGTGGGAGCGGTCTCCTCTGCCCCCACCCGGTCGACACGCAGTGCGTCGGTCATCAGGAGTTCCCGATCGCGTCGGTCAGCACCTGCTCCGGCACGGCGCCGACGGCGACACGCCCGTCCGAGGTCAGCAGTGCCGAACCCGCCTTCGTGGTCACGACCCAGCCGTCGCCCCACGGCCCGGACACCTTCGTGCCGACCTGGTCGGCGAGTGCCCGGACGTCCTGCCCGCCGGGGCCGTCCTGGCGGTTCTGCTCGTCGTCGCCCTGCTGCAGTGCCTGCTCGGGCAAGCGGCTCACCGTCACCGTGTCCCAGCCGTCGCCGACCTTGCGGTGCGGCGGCTTCTGCGCCTGCTCCGGAGCCTTCTCCTGCCGCTGCGGTTCTTCCACCGTCGTCCCGGCGGGCGGGGTGAACTGGAACAGGCGCGCTTCGGGCACGGTCATGTCCAGTTCGGAGAACCCGACTCGCAGCGCGGGATCGTCCGAACCGTGGGTGTTGACCACGACGTTCAGCGGCACCCGCTTCTCGGCGTCGACCGCGACCCGAACCTCGCGCAGCACCGTGCGTTCGCTCGGCTTCGGCGTGAGGACGAGCTCGTAGGCGTCGCGGCCGGCGACGCTGGCCGTTCCGTCCACCGTCACGGTGCTGGACTCCCGGAGGGTGCCGACGACGGCGCGCGCGGCCTCGGCCGGGTCCGCTGGACGCTCCTGGGCGTGGTGCGGCTCCCGCTGCTGCTGTTTCGCCGGGTCCACGTCGGAGCGGGAGGCGGTTCGGGTCGCCGAGTCCCACGTCCACACCGTCGACCCGTCGTGGACGATCGTGCGCTCGCCCGACTCCGACGGCAGGGACACCCGATGCCGGTCGGCGCCGTCGGACCAGACCCGCATGGTGTGCTCGCCGTCGGCGAGCATCGCGCCGACGCCGCTGTCCTCGCCGCCGGCGCCCGGGAGCGCGGGAAGGCCCAGCGCGTTGTCCACCGTCACGGTGCCGCTGAACGCCGGTGGTGACGAGGTCATGACGGACTCGACGAGCTTCTCCGGTGGGATCTCGGGCAGCGTCGGGTTCGCGGTCGCACTCGGCAGGCTCAACGCTGCCAGTCCGAGCACGCCCGCCGCCGCTCCGGCCGTCGCGACGACCGCGACCCTTCTGCTCTGCATGGTGCCTCCCGATGTCCCGGGACCGTCCGGCCCCTGCTGCCCGAGTCTCCCGTTCCCGCTGCTGCTCGGGCACCCCTGCGATCCGGATTCAGCATGAACGTGTGTTGCTGAGATCGGGCTGAGACCGCATCCGGCGCTGAGAACCCGCTGAGAAGCCGCACGCGTGGGCACCGTCGCCGCGCGACGGGTGCCATCCTGAACGCCGACGCGTCGGGAGGCCGAAGGAGGGGTGGCGATGTCAGCGCGTGAGATCGGGGACGAGGCGGGTGAGGCGCCTCGGGTCCTCGTGGTCGACGACGAGGCAGGCGTTCGCACCGCGCTGCGTCGCGGACTCGCCGCCGAAGGCATGCACGTCGAGATCGCCGCCGACGGCCACGACGCCCTGACCCTGGCAGGCACCGGAGCCTTCGACGTCATCGTCCTCGACATCATGCTGCCCGGCCTCTCCGGATACCGGGTTCTGCAGCAGCTGCGCGCGGATGGCGTGACGACTCCGGTACTGATGCTCTCGGCGAAGGACGGCGAGGTCGACCAGGCCGACGGGCTCGACCTCGGTGCGGACGGCTACCTGGTCAAACCGTTCTCCTTCCTGGTGCTGGTCGCCCACGTGAGAGCACTGGTGCGGCGCAACGACATCACGTCCCGGCAGAGCATGCTGCGCATCGGTGAACTGGAGATCGACCGGGACCGTCGTCAGGTGCGCTGGAACGGCGCGGAGGTCGAGCTCTCGCCACGCGAGTACGGCCTGCTCGTCGCACTGGCGAGCCAGCCGGGATCGGTGTTGACCAAGGACGACCTGGTGCGCACCGTCTGGGGGCGGGACCAGTTCGTGACCCGCAACGTCGTCGAGGTCTACATCGGCTACCTGCGGCGCAAGCTCACCGCCGTCGGTGCGGGCGAGCTCGTGCACACCGTCCGTGGACACGGCTACCGCGTCAGCGCCGATCCGGCATGAGGCGAGTGCTCACCTCGGTCCGAGCCTGGTGGGCGCGGCGGACGGTCCAGTTCCGCACCAGCTTCGTGGCGGCGGCGGTCGCGCTCGTCGGGCTCGCGCTGCTCGCCCGGATCAGCATCGCGTTCATCGGCTGGTTCCTGCTCGAGTCCGTCGACACCGAACTGCGGGTCACGGCCGAGTCCGCAGCCGAGCGCTTGGCCACCGGGACGCCGCCGGGACCGCTGGCGGGGGCCGACCTGCGGGTGCTCGACACCGCCGGGGAGCCCGTGGACGGTCGCCCCGGACCGGAGCTGTCCCCCTGGGAACTCAACGAGCTCAAGGCGGGAAACGGAGTGTTCGACCGTGGCGGGCGATCCCTGAACAACGGCGACAGGCCCCCGCAGCGGTGGATCGGTCAGGTCGTGCCGGCTCCGCAGGGGCAGCCGCTGCTCGTGCTGGCCGGTACCGGGCTCGTCGGCCACGACAACACGCTCGGGGTGGCGTCGGCGCTGCTGTGGACGAGCTCGGTCATCGCCGCCGGGACCGTGTGGGCGGCGACCTGGGTCGTGGTGCGCCGCTCGCTGCGGCCGGTCCAGAACATGCGGCTCGCGGCGACGAGACTGCCGGAGGGGGAGCGGTTGCCCGTTCCGACGGCGCGGGACGAGTTGCGCTTCCTCGCCGAAGCGCTCAACGGAATGCTGGCCGGGCGCGACGCCGACACCCGGCGGTTGCGCAGGTTCACCGGGGACGCGGCGCACGAGCTGCGCAACCCGGTCGCGTCGATCCGGGCGCAGGCAGAGGTCGCGGTCGTGCACCCGGACCCGGAACTCACGCAGGACACGCTCGCCGACATCGCCGCCGAGGCACAGCGTCTGTCGGATCTCGTGGAGAGCCTGCTGGCGCTGTCCCGAGCGGAGTCGATCGTGCCGGAGTCCGAGCCCGTGGAACTCGTCGCCGCTGCTCAAGCTGCGGCGGACCGTGCGATGCTCGGGGGATCGCGTCCGAAAGTGCAGCTCAGCACGCCCACGGGCGCTGTCGTCGTCCTTGCCGCTGCGAACGAGGTCGCCACGGTGCTCGACAACCTGCTGTCCAACGCGGCTCGGTACGCGCGGGCGCTCGTACGGCTCTCCGTGCTGCCCGCAGGCGGTGGCTGGGTGCGGCTGGTCGTCGACGACGACGGCCCCGGCATTCCGGACGAGCAACGCGCGCGGGTGTTCGACCGCTTCCACCGCGTCGAAGCCGATCGGGCGAGGCGTAGCGGCGGAGCCGGGATCGGCCTCGCGTTGGTCGCCGAAGCCGTCCGGCGGCGAGGTGGCACTGTGCACGCCGGTCGTTCGCCCGAGGGAGGCGCTCGCATCGAGGTGCGCTGGCCCGCCCCGGGCGCGCAGCCGTCGCACCGGGCGTAGCCGCGTCCGAGTCGGCCGCAGGAGGTCGGGCAGGATGGTCGTCCGTGGTGGTGATGCGGAGATCGGCTGCGGTGGACGCGCCCGCGCACACCGTGGCGGCGGTGCTGCGGGAGCCCTCGACGCTCGTTCGCGCGCTCGCGGGCGCGGGTGTTCGGGCCCGGGTTTCGGACACGGTCGGGCGGCTGTTGGTCCCCGGGGACGAGGTGCGGCTCGGGTTCCCGTTCAGTCCGTGGATGGTGCCGACGTGGTTGCGAGTCGTGCGTGCCACCCCGAACGGCATGCGTGTGGTTCTCGTGCGCGGGTTGTGGCGTGAGCTGACCGTCGAAGCGTCGCTCACCGAGCTCGGCGGGCGAACTGAGCTTGTCGCCGAGTTCCGGGGGACGGCCGCGTTCGGGGCCGCGTCTCGCCGCAGCGTGGAGCATGCGCTCGACACGGTGGTGCGCGAAATCGGCGCGGTAGCCCAAGACTGGGCCGGCCGCCGGGTCGTGGTGGGTGCGGCGATCGTCCACGACGGACTGCTTCTCACACAGCAGCGACGATTTCCCGTTGCCGACGCCGGGCGCTGGGAGCTTCCCGGCGGGCGGGTGGAGCCTGGTGAGTCCGAAGTGGACGCGGTGGTCCGGGAATGCAATGAGGAATTGGGCGTCGGCGTGGCCGTGGACGGCGGCGTGGCGGCGGGCGGGAGCGGAGGCGCGACGAGCAGAGTCGGGACCGACGTGCCGTTGGAACCGGACAGCGTGCTGCGGATCCATCGGGCGCGTCTGCTCGACCCGTCGGAGGTCCCGCGACCGATCGAACACCGGCGGCTGCGGTGGGTCGGCGCGGCCGAACTCGGCGAGCTGGACTGGCTCGAGGCCGACCGCGTCCTCGTCCACTCCCTGCGGCTCATGGAAGCGTGAGTCTTTTTGGTTGCTATGACCACCAAAAAGACTCACGCCCGCTAGCCGACTCCGGTCCAATCAGAGCAGCTCGATCGTGCACTCCGGCTCTGGGGCTTTCGTCAGCCGCGCGTCGGTGGTGAGCAACGCGGCCGCGTCGGTCAACTCGGTCAAAGCGACGTATGGGGCGTCGTAGGCGCCGAGGTTGTGTCGAAGCGCCCAGATCCTCGGGCGGAGCCGGTCGGCCGGGAACCTGGTCAGAAGCTCGGGCGAAGCCCTCCATCGCGAGGTCACCTTGCTCTTCGTTGAGAGCGCCGCGACGAATCAGGCCCCGCACAACGTGGGTGAGTTCGCCGTCGATCAGGTGCGGCCCGCCAGCTCTTCGTCGCCGAGTCGTTCGGGCTCAAGGTTGCCTGCGACGAGCTCCACGACGACGCCCGCGTCGACGACCTTCACTCGCCGCGTCCCTCGTGCAGCACCGACAGGATCGTCTCGCGATCCGACCGTCCCCGAACTCGACCCTGGGTCCGACGGATCACGTCAGCGTTGTGCCGTCCGAGCCGTCATTTCCCGGGAACAGCCCCGGTGTCCCTGGCAGCGTGCCGGCTCGGTGGTGGGGCGTGAGCCTTTTTGGTTGCTATGACCACCAAAAAGACTCACGCCCGCTGGCCGACTCCCTTCCCGGACAGGTGCAGTCGGGGCCAGCTCGCCACGGCGCGCAACATCTGGCGATCGTGCGTAGCCACGATCGCGGCAGCCCCGGTGTGGTGCAGCGCTTCGGTGAGCTCGTCGACGACGGTCGCTGAAAGGTGGTTGGTGGGTTCGTCGAGCAGGACGAGGTTCGGCCGGACGGCGAGTTCGAGCGCCAGCTGCAGGCGTCGCCGTTGCCCCTCGGACATCCGCCCGACCGTGGTGCGCATGGCGTCGCGGTCCAGCAGCCCGAGTGTGCTGAGCGCCACCGCATCGCCGTCGTGGATCGTGCCGGCGGCGACGAGCCTGCCGACACGACGCTCGTAGACTTCGCGCCCCGAGCGTTCGGCGTCGCCGTGGCGGTTCCACGGCGGTACCTCTTGGGACAGTACGGCGATCCTCGCGGCCTTGGTGTGGGTGACGCCGCCTGTGGTGGGCGCGAGATCGCCGGAAAGGACGGAGAGCAAGGTCGACTTTCCCGCGCCGTTCTCCCCGGTGACCACGAGCCGGTCCGCGGCGCCGATGTCGAGCGACACGGGTTCCGTCAGGCGCCCGGCAACGGTGATGTCGTCGGCACGCAACAGCCTCGTACCGGCTCGGGCACCGAGTTCGGGCCAGCGCAGCGTCAGCGGCGGGGCCGGCACTGTGATCTCGTGAGCGTCGAGGGCGGCTTGCTGGCGGTGCAGGGCCTGGACCACGCCGGGCGCACGGGACTGGCGCTGGTGCTTGCCGGTGCCCTTGTCCGGACGCCAACCGGTGGACAGTCGGTCCCGAGCCTGGGCGACGGCCTCCGTCAACCGGCGTCGTTCGTCCTGCTGGGCCGCGTGGTCGGCAGCCCAGCGTTCCCGGTCGCGGCACCGTGCGTGTTGCCAGGCGTCGTAACCACCGGCGTAGAGCGTCGGCCTGCCGTCGCGGCTGGGGTCGAGGTCGAGGAACTCGGCGGCGACGTCGGCTAGCAGTGCGCGGTCGTGGCTGACCACCGCCAGCCCCCCGTCGTGCTCGCGCAGTCGGCGAGTCAGGAAGGCCAGGCCGTCGGCGTCGAGGTGGTTCGTGGGTTCGTCGAGCAACAGGATGTCGTGCCGAGCGCCGAGCAGACAGGCCAGCCGTACCCTGTAGCGCTGCCCCGCCGACAACGTGTCCAGCTCGCGGTTCCGGTCGGCGCACGCTCCGAGCGCGTCGAGAGCGATGTCGACCCGGCGCTCGGCATCCCATGCATCCAGGCGAGTCGCGGCCTCGAGCGCCGTGGCGTAGCGGTCTTCGGCGCCGTCGACACCGTCGGCCAGCTCCCCGGTCGCGGCGTCCAACGCCGCCAGTGCCGCGACCGAGGTGTGCAGGGCGGCGTCGGTGACCGTTCCCACCGTCGCACCTGGTGCGGCGGTGAGCTCCTGACGTGCCATGCCGATCGTGCCGACACGCGTGACCGTGCCCTGATCGGGCAAGAGCAGGCCGGCGAAGGCGTGCAGCAGGGTGGTCTTGCCGCGCCCGTTCTCGCCGACCACAGCCAGTCGCGAGCGGTGCGAGACCGTGATCGTGACGTCGGTCAGGACCCGGCGGTCGCCGCGGGTCACGCCGACTCGGTTCGCACGGATGTGGGCGCTCTCGCCGGCGGGCAGACCGTCAGCGGCCCCGACGTCGAGAACGGCGGAAGTCAGAGGTGAGGGACAGAACGGGGATCGGGGAACAGAAGGCACAGGATGCTCCGCAGCTCGGAATGGAGCCGGGCAGCATGATTCGGCCGCCCGGCGGAAAACAACCGGGACGGCGGGCGCTGATTCGGATCAGGTCAGAAGGGCGCCGCCGTCAGCGGACGGCGCGCACCTTCTGCGACCAGAGGCCACTTCCTGTACACATCACGACCACGCTAGCAGACCACCAGGGAGCGTGAGCCTTTTTGGTGGCTATGACCACCAAAAAGGCTCACGCCGCGTCAGCGGAGTCCGGCGAGCCGGAGAGCCGCCGACAGTCGTGGTTGCGCTCGGTCGGCTGCCCGCGTGGCTCCGCGCGCTCGGCT
Coding sequences within it:
- a CDS encoding LolA family protein, with protein sequence MQSRRVAVVATAGAAAGVLGLAALSLPSATANPTLPEIPPEKLVESVMTSSPPAFSGTVTVDNALGLPALPGAGGEDSGVGAMLADGEHTMRVWSDGADRHRVSLPSESGERTIVHDGSTVWTWDSATRTASRSDVDPAKQQQREPHHAQERPADPAEAARAVVGTLRESSTVTVDGTASVAGRDAYELVLTPKPSERTVLREVRVAVDAEKRVPLNVVVNTHGSDDPALRVGFSELDMTVPEARLFQFTPPAGTTVEEPQRQEKAPEQAQKPPHRKVGDGWDTVTVSRLPEQALQQGDDEQNRQDGPGGQDVRALADQVGTKVSGPWGDGWVVTTKAGSALLTSDGRVAVGAVPEQVLTDAIGNS
- a CDS encoding response regulator transcription factor translates to MSAREIGDEAGEAPRVLVVDDEAGVRTALRRGLAAEGMHVEIAADGHDALTLAGTGAFDVIVLDIMLPGLSGYRVLQQLRADGVTTPVLMLSAKDGEVDQADGLDLGADGYLVKPFSFLVLVAHVRALVRRNDITSRQSMLRIGELEIDRDRRQVRWNGAEVELSPREYGLLVALASQPGSVLTKDDLVRTVWGRDQFVTRNVVEVYIGYLRRKLTAVGAGELVHTVRGHGYRVSADPA
- a CDS encoding sensor histidine kinase translates to MRRVLTSVRAWWARRTVQFRTSFVAAAVALVGLALLARISIAFIGWFLLESVDTELRVTAESAAERLATGTPPGPLAGADLRVLDTAGEPVDGRPGPELSPWELNELKAGNGVFDRGGRSLNNGDRPPQRWIGQVVPAPQGQPLLVLAGTGLVGHDNTLGVASALLWTSSVIAAGTVWAATWVVVRRSLRPVQNMRLAATRLPEGERLPVPTARDELRFLAEALNGMLAGRDADTRRLRRFTGDAAHELRNPVASIRAQAEVAVVHPDPELTQDTLADIAAEAQRLSDLVESLLALSRAESIVPESEPVELVAAAQAAADRAMLGGSRPKVQLSTPTGAVVVLAAANEVATVLDNLLSNAARYARALVRLSVLPAGGGWVRLVVDDDGPGIPDEQRARVFDRFHRVEADRARRSGGAGIGLALVAEAVRRRGGTVHAGRSPEGGARIEVRWPAPGAQPSHRA
- a CDS encoding NUDIX domain-containing protein, which produces MRRSAAVDAPAHTVAAVLREPSTLVRALAGAGVRARVSDTVGRLLVPGDEVRLGFPFSPWMVPTWLRVVRATPNGMRVVLVRGLWRELTVEASLTELGGRTELVAEFRGTAAFGAASRRSVEHALDTVVREIGAVAQDWAGRRVVVGAAIVHDGLLLTQQRRFPVADAGRWELPGGRVEPGESEVDAVVRECNEELGVGVAVDGGVAAGGSGGATSRVGTDVPLEPDSVLRIHRARLLDPSEVPRPIEHRRLRWVGAAELGELDWLEADRVLVHSLRLMEA
- a CDS encoding ABC-F family ATP-binding cassette domain-containing protein, which codes for MTRGDRRVLTDVTITVSHRSRLAVVGENGRGKTTLLHAFAGLLLPDQGTVTRVGTIGMARQELTAAPGATVGTVTDAALHTSVAALAALDAATGELADGVDGAEDRYATALEAATRLDAWDAERRVDIALDALGACADRNRELDTLSAGQRYRVRLACLLGARHDILLLDEPTNHLDADGLAFLTRRLREHDGGLAVVSHDRALLADVAAEFLDLDPSRDGRPTLYAGGYDAWQHARCRDRERWAADHAAQQDERRRLTEAVAQARDRLSTGWRPDKGTGKHQRQSRAPGVVQALHRQQAALDAHEITVPAPPLTLRWPELGARAGTRLLRADDITVAGRLTEPVSLDIGAADRLVVTGENGAGKSTLLSVLSGDLAPTTGGVTHTKAARIAVLSQEVPPWNRHGDAERSGREVYERRVGRLVAAGTIHDGDAVALSTLGLLDRDAMRTTVGRMSEGQRRRLQLALELAVRPNLVLLDEPTNHLSATVVDELTEALHHTGAAAIVATHDRQMLRAVASWPRLHLSGKGVGQRA